In Desulfosudis oleivorans Hxd3, the DNA window CCGCGAAGAACAGGTACTGCCATTTTTCAGACCGCATGGGCCGGGATTCAAGTTTTTTCATGTTGATGCCCCCTCTGGCCAGAACGGAAAGCACACTGACCAGGGCCCCGGACTTGTCCGGCAGGGTGAACAGAATTGATGTCTTGTCCCGGCTGCCGCCGGCAGGGGCCTGGTGACCGATGACGATGAATCGGGTCCAGTTGTCCGGCGCGTCTTCGACGGGCCCGGCCAGCAGGTTGAGGGAAAACATGGCGGCCAGCTGGCGGTGGCCCACGGCGACGCAGTCAGGCCGGCCCGCCGCCTCACGGGCCGCGGCGGCCGTGCTGCCCACAAACACCACATGGGCCTCGGGCAGATGGCTCGAAAGCCAGGCCGCGCACTGGTCAATGGCCCGGGGGTGTGAGTAAACGGTCTGAATACCGGCAAGTCCGGTGCCGGCCCCTACCAGGTGATAGCTGATACGCAGGTAGATTTCAGCCTGAATATGCACACCGTAGCGGAGAAAAAGATCCAGGTTCTGGCCGGCGCTGCCGGAAAGGGAGTTTTCCAGGGGCACGATGCCCAGGTCGGCCTTTTTGCCGGCAACCGCGGCAAACACCGTCTCCAGGCTGGGGCAGGGTTCAAAGTCGGTGCTGCTGCCCAGCAGCTCCCGGCCGGCAAAATAGGAAAAGGTGCCTTCCGGCCCCAGGTAGACCGCCTTCTGGGGTTGCTGCAAGCGCCGGGAGGATGAAAGGATCTCCCGGTAGATGGTGCGCAGGTGGTCGTCGGGAAGGTCTCCGGGGTTTTCCGCCACCAGCCCTTCAAGCACCTCCTTTTCC includes these proteins:
- the pheA gene encoding prephenate dehydratase — encoded protein: MNRSASTDVVSMPSGLDDLRREITRTDRELLALLNHRARLCRQVGRVKSAADQAVFKPFREKEVLEGLVAENPGDLPDDHLRTIYREILSSSRRLQQPQKAVYLGPEGTFSYFAGRELLGSSTDFEPCPSLETVFAAVAGKKADLGIVPLENSLSGSAGQNLDLFLRYGVHIQAEIYLRISYHLVGAGTGLAGIQTVYSHPRAIDQCAAWLSSHLPEAHVVFVGSTAAAAREAAGRPDCVAVGHRQLAAMFSLNLLAGPVEDAPDNWTRFIVIGHQAPAGGSRDKTSILFTLPDKSGALVSVLSVLARGGINMKKLESRPMRSEKWQYLFFADLECDLSDDEYADLQAELVENCQTLRVLGSYPAGLHLNDC